A genomic region of Euwallacea similis isolate ESF13 chromosome 29, ESF131.1, whole genome shotgun sequence contains the following coding sequences:
- the mrn gene encoding general transcription factor IIH subunit 4 yields the protein MANNGIGSSKQEISTVITQSNLECKNLYEYLKTLPQSVLERLYNHPAICLAVYRELPELARQYVIRILFVEQPVPQAVVASWGSQTFSKDHHYVTKVLTELNVWIEDSLPGGLIGWMLSPTFKRNLKIALLGGGKPWSMSSALEVDKNARDTNFLDSYSSERWECVLHYMVGSQQQEGISADAVRILLHAGLMKRDEEDGSPVITRQGFQFLLLDRHAQVWHFLLQYLDTVEQRGLDLVECLTFLFQLSFSTLGKDYSTEGMSPGLLVFLQHLREFGLVYQRKRKAGRFYPTRLALNITSSHNKNVPVLEEDSPKGYIVVETNYRVYAYTDSNLQVALIALFTELMYRFPNLVVGVITRDSIRQALRGGITADQIIGYLKQHAHQQMLMAEAKQPLPPTVVDQIKLWELERNRLTYHEGVLYSQFLSQADFNVLKEYAQSNGVLIWCNKEKRTLVIHKNAHDDVKKFWKKYSKGS from the exons ATGGCCAACAATGGTATTGGAAGCTCCAAACAAGAAATCTCAACTGTTATAACCCAATCAAATTTGGAGTGTAAGAATCTCTACGAGTATTTGAAGACTTTGCCCCAAAGTGTTTTAGAAAGACTTTACAATCATCCTGCTATTTGTTTAGCTGTTTATAG GGAGCTTCCAGAGTTGGCCCGGCAGTATGTGATAAGAATTCTTTTTGTAGAACAGCCAGTGCCTCAAGCTGTGGTGGCTTCCTGGGGTAGCCAAACTTTTTCAAA AGATCATCATTATGTGACTAAAGTTTTGACTGAGCTGAATGTTTGGATCGAAGACTCATTGCCTGGCGGCTTAATCGGTTGGATGCTCTCTCCAACGTTTAAAAGAAACCTGAAGATTGCATTGTTAGGCGG CGGTAAACCATGGAGTATGTCGTCAGCACTAGAAGTCGATAAAAATGCTCGGGATACAAACTTTTTAGATTCGTACTCGTCGGAAAGATGGGAGTGTGTTCTACATTATATGGTCGGTTCTCAACAGCAAGAAGGTATATCTGCAGATGCAGTCAGAATTTTGCTTCATGCCGGCCTCATGAAAAG gGATGAAGAAGATGGTAGTCCTGTGATTACAAGACAGGGCTTCCAATTTTTACTTCTTGACAGGCATGCCCAAGTGTGGCACTTTTTACTCCAATACCTCGATACTGTTGAGCAAAGAGGATTGGACTTAGTCGAGtgcttaacttttttatttcaactcAGTTTTAGCACGTTAGGAAAG gaCTATAGTACTGAAGGAATGAGTCCAGGGCTTTTAGTTTTCCTGCAGCACTTAAGAGAATTTGGTTTAGTCTACCAAAGAAAG CGTAAAGCAGGGCGATTTTATCCTACTAGATTAGCGTTAAACATAACAAGTAgtcataataaaaatgtaccaGTTCTTGAGGAGGATAGCCCCAAGGGCTACATCGTTGTAGAAACGAATTACAGGGTATATGCATATACAGACTCAAATTTACAGGTGGCGCTAATCGCCTTATTTACTGAACTTATGTATAG ATTTCCAAATTTAGTAGTAGGGGTGATAACTCGTGATTCAATAAGGCAGGCCCTGCGCGGCGGTATTACTGCCGACCAAATAATTGGCTACCTCAAGCAGCATGCTCATCAGCAAATGCTGATGGCTGAGGCGAAACAGCCTCTGCCTCCGACTGTGGTTGATCAAATAAAACTATGGGAATTGGAAAGAAATAGGTTGACTTATCACGAAGGAGTTTTGTATAGTCAATTTTTATCTCAG gcTGATTTTAATGTTCTAAAGGAATATGCCCAATCAAACGGTGTACTTATTTGGTGCAACAAAGAGAAACGTACTCTTGTTATACACAAAAACGCACATGATGATGTcaaaaaattctggaaaaagtATTCCAAGGGAAGTTAA
- the LOC136417583 gene encoding minor histocompatibility antigen H13, with product MDLVKSILFQSNENLTENATNKTEKTPGTPEGMAVAYGCIVFMAMLPIIFGSYRSVSYHKEKKPEKMTKKDAAMFPFMASGALFALYIVFKLFSKEYINLLLTGYFFFLGVLALTHVLSPIIGKLVPAAIPNIPYHVMFKQGEGEAAQYLIDYRFSTYDVVSLAGCSLVGAWYLIQKHWVANNLFGLAFALNAVELLHLNNVATGCILLSGLFVYDIFWVFGTDVMVTVAKSFEAPIKLVFPQDILTNGLSANNFAMLGLGDIVIPGIFIALLLRFDHSLKRKTKTYFHATMVAYFMGLMATIFVMHVFKHAQPALLYLVPACLGTPMALALVKGDLAALFKYEDAHDEKEEEKTKEIKESKQQPAPKKEKVK from the exons ATGGATTTAGTGAAGTCTATTCTTTTTCAATCTAATGAAAATCTCACAGAAAATGCCACGAATAAAACAGAGAAAACCCCAGGTACCCCCGAAGGGATGGCAGTAGCATATGGTTGTATCGTTTTCATGGCAATGCTTCCTATAATATTCGGTTCATACCGATCTGTGTCTTACCATAAGGAGAAG aagCCGGAGAAAATGACAAAGAAAGATGCTGCTATGTTCCCATTTATGGCGTCTGGCGCCCTTTTCGCACTTTATATAgtctttaaattgttttccaagGAATATATCAACCTTTTGTTAACCGGCTATTTCTTCTTCTTAGGAGTATTAGCCCTTACTCATGTATTAAG CCCTATTATAGGTAAATTAGTTCCTGCTGCGATACCAAACATTCCATATCATGTAATGTTTAAACAAGGAGAAGGGGAAGCTGCTCAATATTTAATCGATTATCGTTTTTCAACCTACGATGTTGTCTCTCTAGCTGGATGCTCTTTGGTTGGGGCATGGTATCTTATACAAAAGCACTGGGTGGCTAATAATTTATTCGGTCTGGCTTTTGCCTTGAATGCAGTCGAACTTCTACACTTGAATAACGTCGCTACTGGGTGTATTTTGTTATCTGGCCTGTTTGTCTATGACATATTTTGGGTGTTTGGAACTGATGTCATGGTAACTGTGGCGAAGAGCTTTGAGGCGCCAATTAAAC tggTATTTCCTCAAGACATTCTCACCAATGGTTTATCCGCTAACAATTTCGCAATGTTAGGACTGGGAGATATAGTAATTCCAGGAATCTTCATCGCTCTGTTGTTAAGATTCGATCACAGTTTGAAACGCAAAACGAAGACCTATTTCCACGCCACCATGGTTGCATATTTTATGGGATTAATGGCGACTATCTTCGTTATGCACGTTTTTAAACACGCCCAACCTGCTTTGCTATATCTGGTACCAGCTTGTCTTGGAACACCCATGGCTCTTGCTTTAGTGAAGGGAGATTTGGCGGCGCTCTTCAA ATACGAAGATGCTCATGACGAAAAAGAGGAGGAAAAGACAAAGGAAATCAAAGAGAGCAAACAACAACCTGCTCCTAAGAAggaaaaagtgaaataa